One window of Marinomonas primoryensis genomic DNA carries:
- a CDS encoding LysR family transcriptional regulator, whose translation MSIKPLRVFLSVAKTGSFVAAARELELPPSSVSRYISSLEEELGQRLFYRHTRAVKLTEVGDYYFAEVREALTSLDLATEQVKGSLLTPQGNLNINAPVSFGRLHLSQLICQFQQRYPDINVELMLTDAYVDPVANGSDIVIRIGGFEDSSLNYQTIADEQFVLCAAPSYLETIKEHTKNLSQPKQLLDFNCLVYKGNNGRRNWFFRQEGKPAFECIEVTGNLCSNNADILVQAALAGQGIILFPRWLVFQYLATGELVTLLESWEGSERDTPQSIYALYPGNRMKSSKVLYFLEFMSEFFGHSDPYWGKRPQPTT comes from the coding sequence ATGAGCATCAAACCTCTTAGGGTGTTTCTTTCCGTTGCTAAAACCGGCAGCTTCGTTGCGGCAGCACGGGAGTTGGAGTTACCGCCCTCCTCGGTTTCTCGGTACATTTCCAGCCTGGAAGAAGAGCTCGGCCAACGCCTATTTTATCGACACACTCGGGCCGTAAAACTGACCGAAGTGGGCGACTATTACTTCGCCGAAGTCAGAGAAGCATTAACCAGTTTAGATCTAGCTACGGAGCAGGTAAAAGGCTCCCTTCTTACACCTCAAGGCAACTTAAACATCAATGCGCCTGTGTCATTTGGCCGATTGCACTTATCCCAATTAATCTGCCAGTTCCAACAACGCTACCCTGACATTAATGTTGAATTGATGCTTACCGATGCCTACGTTGATCCTGTCGCTAATGGTTCTGACATTGTTATTCGCATTGGTGGCTTTGAAGACTCTAGTCTGAATTACCAAACCATTGCTGACGAACAATTCGTACTCTGCGCTGCACCAAGCTATTTAGAAACCATAAAAGAACACACTAAGAATCTATCCCAGCCTAAGCAATTGCTCGACTTTAATTGTTTGGTGTATAAGGGTAATAACGGGCGTCGCAACTGGTTCTTTCGACAAGAAGGCAAACCAGCATTTGAATGCATCGAAGTCACTGGCAACCTATGCAGTAATAATGCCGATATATTGGTACAAGCGGCGTTGGCTGGCCAGGGGATTATTTTATTTCCACGCTGGTTGGTGTTTCAATATTTGGCTACAGGGGAGTTAGTTACCTTGCTAGAAAGCTGGGAAGGATCGGAACGGGACACACCGCAAAGTATTTATGCGCTATACCCTGGCAATCGAATGAAGTCGTCAAAGGTTCTGTATTTTCTGGAATTTATGTCCGAATTTTTTGGTCATTCTGATCCGTATTGGGGTAAACGCCCCCAACCGACAACATAA
- a CDS encoding anti-sigma factor, whose translation MNNDEETSIHTLAAEYVLGTLEKTERDAVEVRRESDPLLDQAIVRWQAHLAGLNEYVQDAEPREGLFDEILIKLDQSAEKSTEKNTEKKIASEKSESAKASPVVVEMDAMRVKLKRWRFTAFGASAIAACLAVFMVVNPTIEPTVQANAPFVAVFQADDSQPAFIMSLDINTRQLTVRPVMAQGQAGKTYQLWIKSDDIGPAPRSLGLLANVANPIQKKIDYDPAIIRHATFGISVEPMGGSPTGVPTGPAIHGRLYPTSL comes from the coding sequence ATGAATAACGATGAAGAAACCTCTATCCACACGTTGGCAGCAGAATATGTGCTTGGTACTTTAGAAAAGACTGAGCGCGACGCAGTAGAAGTGCGCCGAGAAAGTGATCCATTGCTTGACCAAGCGATTGTCAGATGGCAGGCGCATCTTGCTGGATTAAACGAATATGTACAGGATGCAGAGCCAAGAGAAGGCTTGTTCGACGAGATTTTGATCAAGCTTGATCAAAGTGCCGAGAAAAGTACCGAGAAAAATACTGAGAAAAAAATCGCGAGTGAAAAGAGCGAATCTGCAAAGGCGTCGCCTGTTGTGGTTGAGATGGATGCTATGAGAGTGAAATTGAAACGCTGGCGTTTTACGGCGTTTGGTGCATCGGCCATTGCCGCATGTCTTGCTGTCTTTATGGTTGTGAATCCGACTATTGAGCCGACAGTTCAAGCGAATGCGCCTTTTGTTGCTGTTTTTCAAGCGGATGATAGCCAGCCAGCTTTTATTATGTCGCTCGATATTAATACTCGCCAGCTTACGGTTCGTCCTGTGATGGCTCAAGGCCAAGCTGGCAAAACCTATCAGTTGTGGATTAAATCTGATGACATTGGCCCAGCACCGCGTTCTTTAGGGTTGCTAGCGAATGTTGCCAATCCGATACAGAAGAAAATTGACTATGATCCTGCGATCATTCGTCATGCAACGTTTGGTATTAGTGTCGAACCAATGGGCGGGTCACCGACAGGGGTGCCAACGGGTCCTGCTATTCATGGCAGATTGTATCCAACGTCTTTGTGA
- a CDS encoding DMT family transporter codes for MQIVVYLLVLAAGMGLSVEAGLLGPLGELAGHFSATLAIFMIGSILLSLIMIFFAKPNLPELFKQPKWLLTGGVLGPIYVVFLTIATPIIGVGMTMTSVLLGQIGMSLVIDHYGLLGSEKRGIDPYRALALVMILAALWLLSQE; via the coding sequence ATGCAAATTGTGGTGTATCTCTTGGTGTTGGCGGCGGGCATGGGGTTGTCAGTTGAGGCTGGTCTTTTGGGGCCATTAGGTGAGTTAGCCGGACATTTTTCAGCGACATTGGCTATTTTTATGATTGGTTCAATATTGCTGTCCTTGATTATGATTTTCTTTGCTAAGCCAAATTTACCTGAGCTATTTAAGCAGCCTAAATGGTTGCTTACTGGCGGTGTATTAGGACCTATTTATGTGGTTTTTCTGACTATAGCCACACCGATTATCGGTGTCGGTATGACGATGACGAGTGTTTTGTTAGGACAAATCGGCATGAGTCTGGTGATTGATCATTATGGTTTGTTGGGCAGTGAAAAGCGCGGGATTGACCCGTATCGAGCTTTGGCGTTAGTAATGATTTTAGCCGCCCTTTGGTTGTTGAGTCAGGAGTAG
- a CDS encoding lactoylglutathione lyase family protein gives MSNVYPRNFSHIGISVPDLDKAVEFYTQVMGWYLIMKPTDITEDKSPIGEMCTEVFGGGWEKFRIAHLSTGDRVGVEIFEFKNQVNPENNFEYWKTGIFHFCVQDPNVEELAERIVAAGGKKRMEKPRYYYPGTKPYRMIYMEDPFGNILEIYSHSYELIYSEGAY, from the coding sequence ATGAGCAATGTTTACCCACGCAATTTTTCACATATTGGTATTTCTGTACCGGACCTAGACAAAGCCGTCGAGTTTTACACGCAAGTCATGGGATGGTATTTAATTATGAAACCCACAGACATCACAGAAGACAAAAGCCCTATTGGTGAAATGTGTACTGAGGTTTTTGGTGGAGGCTGGGAGAAATTTCGTATCGCCCACTTATCAACAGGCGACCGAGTAGGCGTCGAAATATTTGAATTTAAAAACCAAGTTAACCCAGAAAATAATTTTGAGTATTGGAAAACAGGCATCTTTCATTTTTGCGTTCAAGATCCAAATGTCGAAGAACTGGCAGAACGTATTGTTGCTGCGGGCGGTAAAAAGCGTATGGAAAAACCTCGTTATTACTATCCTGGCACTAAGCCTTACCGCATGATTTACATGGAAGACCCATTCGGTAATATTCTAGAAATCTACAGCCACAGCTATGAGCTTATATACAGTGAAGGCGCTTACTAA
- a CDS encoding YkgJ family cysteine cluster protein, giving the protein MNNNRDIIVRLREHIPSFECTPGCHDCCGPVTTSSEEISNLPVKTDAEHDAALEDFTCVHLGPNGCEVYDDRPLICRLFGTTPNMACPNSCRPKTMVDPDIEDQVHNYIANTRQVLV; this is encoded by the coding sequence ATGAATAATAACCGAGACATCATAGTGCGCCTGCGCGAGCATATACCATCGTTCGAATGTACACCGGGTTGCCACGATTGCTGCGGTCCAGTAACGACGTCTTCAGAAGAAATCTCGAATCTCCCAGTGAAAACAGACGCTGAACATGATGCAGCATTAGAGGATTTTACCTGCGTGCATTTGGGGCCTAATGGTTGTGAGGTATATGACGATCGTCCATTAATCTGTCGATTGTTTGGCACAACCCCGAATATGGCTTGCCCTAACAGTTGTCGTCCAAAAACCATGGTTGACCCTGATATTGAGGATCAGGTTCATAACTACATTGCTAACACACGACAAGTGTTGGTATAG
- a CDS encoding putative manganese transporter: MLWLIPSLRDIVYSVLADAFLQVSAFVALTLALYYGISHNLNATPLQHWMRKKPYREIVFAGLMGVLPGCGGAIVVITQYTQGKISFGAVVAVLTSTMGDAAFLLISQQPKDAVIVLSISIVVGIVSGLVTDSFLPAPKQELVHSASQRGTISLPHPSLFGIWVSRISIVFWCLLIIPASAIALLLAMQYNVNDLLGLPDKSIKYLGAIAGFICLLLWALSAKNDRYSELTKENDNTLPKHWIRKVAQDTQFVTSWVVVAFILFELILLFVGDGLLNSLKLLGSTTVFFATMVGLLPGCGPQIMVTGLYLQGAIPLSAQIANAISNDGDALFPAIALAPKAALIATVYSTVPALMAGYTYYWLVESV, translated from the coding sequence ATGCTTTGGCTTATTCCGAGTTTACGTGACATCGTCTACTCCGTATTGGCTGACGCCTTTTTGCAAGTCTCTGCTTTCGTAGCACTAACACTCGCGCTCTATTACGGAATAAGCCACAACTTAAACGCCACGCCTCTACAGCATTGGATGCGGAAGAAACCTTATCGCGAGATCGTTTTTGCCGGCCTTATGGGCGTTTTACCTGGATGTGGTGGCGCGATTGTCGTGATTACTCAATATACCCAAGGGAAAATAAGCTTCGGCGCGGTGGTCGCTGTCCTCACTAGCACAATGGGAGACGCGGCATTCTTATTGATCAGTCAACAACCAAAAGACGCGGTCATCGTGTTGTCAATTAGCATCGTGGTCGGAATCGTGTCAGGTCTTGTGACGGATTCTTTTTTGCCCGCACCAAAACAAGAACTTGTTCACTCAGCCAGTCAAAGAGGCACAATATCACTGCCACATCCAAGTCTTTTTGGCATCTGGGTCAGCCGTATAAGCATCGTATTTTGGTGCCTACTCATTATTCCTGCCAGCGCCATCGCCCTGCTTCTTGCCATGCAATACAACGTCAATGATTTACTGGGGCTACCAGATAAATCGATAAAATACCTTGGCGCCATTGCCGGTTTTATATGCTTATTGCTGTGGGCGTTGTCCGCTAAAAATGATCGCTATTCTGAATTAACAAAAGAAAATGATAATACGCTTCCCAAACATTGGATTCGAAAAGTCGCTCAAGACACACAATTTGTAACAAGTTGGGTTGTCGTCGCGTTTATCCTGTTCGAACTCATCCTCCTTTTTGTTGGTGATGGCCTACTCAACTCATTAAAACTATTGGGCAGCACGACTGTATTCTTTGCGACCATGGTTGGCCTATTACCCGGCTGTGGTCCACAAATCATGGTGACTGGCCTTTACCTACAAGGCGCAATTCCCTTGTCGGCACAAATAGCCAATGCAATCAGTAACGACGGCGACGCACTCTTTCCCGCCATCGCTCTGGCACCAAAAGCGGCGTTAATCGCCACGGTGTATTCCACTGTTCCCGCCTTAATGGCAGGATACACATACTATTGGTTGGTTGAATCGGTCTAG
- a CDS encoding TIGR03643 family protein produces the protein MQFSVDEQSRILEMAWEDRTPFEAIEHQFGLNEQAVIKLMRKSLKLSSFKLWRERASGRKTKHLLLRSSSVSRGYCPTQYKQR, from the coding sequence ATGCAGTTTAGTGTAGACGAACAATCAAGAATATTAGAGATGGCTTGGGAAGATAGAACGCCATTTGAAGCGATTGAACACCAGTTTGGTTTGAATGAGCAAGCGGTTATCAAACTCATGCGAAAGAGCTTAAAACTCAGTAGTTTTAAATTGTGGCGAGAGCGTGCCAGCGGGCGAAAAACGAAGCATTTACTGCTTAGATCGTCTAGTGTGAGCAGAGGCTACTGCCCAACTCAATATAAGCAACGCTAG
- a CDS encoding YnfA family protein — MPELKTVGLFMVTALAEIVGCYLPYLWLREGKPIWLLVPAALSLAVFAWLLTLHPTASGRVYAAYGGVYIFMAVLWLWVVDGIRPTTWDMIGSGVALLGMAIIMFAPRGA, encoded by the coding sequence TTGCCTGAGTTAAAAACAGTGGGTCTTTTTATGGTGACAGCACTGGCAGAAATTGTCGGTTGTTACTTGCCTTATCTTTGGTTGCGTGAAGGCAAACCCATTTGGTTATTGGTGCCAGCGGCCTTAAGTTTGGCTGTATTTGCTTGGTTGCTGACATTGCATCCAACCGCTTCTGGAAGAGTGTATGCAGCCTACGGTGGCGTTTATATTTTCATGGCTGTTTTATGGTTGTGGGTTGTAGACGGTATTCGCCCAACGACGTGGGATATGATTGGGTCTGGTGTGGCACTGTTAGGAATGGCGATCATTATGTTTGCGCCACGCGGCGCCTAA
- a CDS encoding DUF7282 domain-containing protein, protein MKNTLARITLVFGILAMTGAVLASGMNGKLAVKGSDQDVSGGTVSADMIMAESNGWLVVHRTDKSKKPGPVVAYAPLKKGKNHDVAAILTEPVKSGDMLMLMLHGEAGGMKTGIFEYTLGAKEDGPIKVDGKLVMDVITAR, encoded by the coding sequence ATGAAAAACACACTTGCACGCATTACTCTTGTTTTCGGTATTTTAGCAATGACTGGCGCGGTATTGGCTAGTGGAATGAATGGCAAACTAGCGGTTAAAGGCAGTGATCAGGATGTGTCTGGTGGAACAGTCAGTGCCGATATGATAATGGCGGAAAGCAACGGCTGGTTGGTTGTTCACCGTACTGACAAGTCTAAAAAACCAGGTCCTGTTGTTGCGTATGCGCCACTTAAAAAAGGCAAAAACCATGATGTTGCCGCCATTCTGACTGAACCAGTTAAGTCCGGAGATATGCTAATGTTGATGTTACATGGCGAAGCTGGTGGTATGAAAACCGGTATTTTTGAATACACCTTGGGTGCGAAAGAAGATGGCCCAATCAAAGTAGACGGTAAGCTAGTGATGGACGTGATCACGGCAAGATAA
- a CDS encoding DMT family transporter, with translation MMTVFFAIFMLVLGGIALSVQSSINGRLGHNVGVIASAWLTFVIGFAISFLLFFFFESNHEVSLFSAPKWQLSGALFGVMYMLIVVFAVPKIGIAAATVCTISGQLIMSLLIDHFGWLENKIIPLDDYRYFAILLLVAAVTMIYLSNKRIDKKEQQVLSD, from the coding sequence ATGATGACCGTATTTTTTGCAATTTTTATGTTGGTATTGGGTGGCATTGCTCTGTCTGTGCAATCTTCCATTAATGGACGTCTTGGTCATAATGTTGGTGTGATTGCCAGCGCTTGGCTGACTTTTGTAATTGGCTTTGCGATTTCGTTCTTGTTGTTTTTCTTCTTTGAATCGAATCATGAAGTCTCTCTTTTTAGTGCGCCTAAGTGGCAACTTAGCGGCGCTTTATTTGGCGTAATGTACATGTTAATTGTGGTCTTTGCTGTGCCTAAAATTGGTATTGCTGCCGCGACAGTGTGTACCATTTCCGGTCAGTTAATCATGAGCTTGTTGATAGACCATTTTGGTTGGTTAGAGAATAAAATCATTCCTTTGGATGATTACCGATACTTTGCGATTTTGTTATTAGTCGCTGCGGTTACAATGATTTATTTAAGTAATAAACGCATCGACAAAAAAGAGCAGCAAGTCCTTTCTGATTAG
- the cls gene encoding cardiolipin synthase has protein sequence MQIIEVLVEWVYLHWVTIIVILHVSLSFFTSLHVLLFKENERTSLAWIGLVIFSPVIGSLFYWLFGINRIKRLAQKKHPKASKQYCRLSKKINKFNQLPKHWNSAIIAGYNIHPINYVADNRVEPLINGDVAYPSMIESIKNAKLHVVLSSYIFDYDSLGRQFVNALAEAHQRGVIVNVLLDGIGIGYSWHKSDRALKKLGVNTARFLPAISLTGIRFINLRNHRKILSIDGEVAYIGGLNVSKNNLVKSATHPIDDVHFKVTGPVIDQISQVFTEDWGFATGELIQFPHFNPNTLEQKNNHSVVARVIQDGPDEHHNRIRWTLINALVCAQTSVKIITPYFIPDQTLMTSLHAAALRGVSVEIIVPEHSNIPFVDWVMEANFSRIMEHGIQIYKNKRPFDHSKVVIIDDIWSFIGSTNWDARSLEFNFEINLECFDTGLNTQLTELFTLKKRNASLVIEDEMDKLPIYKKIRNNLFRLFSPYL, from the coding sequence ATGCAAATAATTGAAGTATTGGTTGAATGGGTCTACCTCCATTGGGTCACCATCATCGTTATTTTGCACGTTTCCTTATCGTTTTTCACATCGTTACATGTACTATTATTTAAAGAAAATGAACGTACCTCACTGGCTTGGATTGGCCTTGTCATATTTTCGCCCGTTATCGGAAGTCTTTTTTATTGGTTGTTTGGAATAAATCGCATCAAGCGTTTAGCGCAAAAAAAACACCCTAAAGCGTCTAAACAATATTGCCGACTCTCGAAAAAAATCAATAAATTCAATCAGCTACCCAAACATTGGAATTCAGCTATCATTGCAGGATATAACATTCATCCTATAAATTACGTCGCTGATAACCGAGTTGAACCGCTCATTAATGGAGATGTAGCCTACCCTTCAATGATTGAATCAATTAAAAACGCAAAACTTCATGTTGTCTTATCAAGTTATATATTTGATTACGATTCACTTGGACGCCAATTTGTTAACGCGTTAGCAGAAGCTCATCAACGAGGCGTTATTGTGAATGTTTTGCTGGATGGCATTGGCATTGGCTACAGCTGGCACAAGTCAGACCGAGCGTTAAAAAAACTCGGGGTTAATACTGCCCGCTTTTTACCCGCCATTTCGTTGACAGGCATTCGCTTTATCAATCTAAGAAACCATAGAAAAATACTCAGTATTGATGGTGAAGTCGCTTACATTGGAGGATTGAACGTCAGTAAGAATAATCTGGTAAAATCTGCAACACATCCCATAGATGATGTGCATTTTAAAGTCACAGGTCCCGTGATTGACCAGATCAGTCAAGTATTTACAGAAGATTGGGGGTTTGCGACAGGTGAATTAATTCAATTCCCCCATTTTAACCCAAATACACTCGAACAAAAAAACAATCACTCCGTCGTTGCCCGAGTCATTCAAGATGGTCCTGATGAACACCATAATAGAATACGATGGACATTAATCAACGCATTAGTTTGCGCACAAACAAGCGTAAAAATCATAACGCCCTACTTTATCCCGGACCAAACTTTAATGACGTCGCTTCATGCCGCCGCATTACGAGGAGTGTCAGTCGAAATCATAGTACCTGAACACAGCAACATTCCTTTTGTCGACTGGGTGATGGAAGCCAATTTTTCAAGAATAATGGAACACGGTATACAGATATACAAAAACAAGCGGCCTTTTGACCACAGTAAAGTGGTCATTATCGATGATATTTGGTCCTTTATAGGTTCCACCAACTGGGACGCCAGAAGCCTTGAATTCAATTTTGAAATTAACCTAGAATGTTTTGATACGGGTCTTAATACACAACTAACCGAACTGTTTACTTTAAAGAAACGCAACGCAAGCCTCGTTATTGAGGATGAAATGGATAAATTGCCCATCTACAAAAAAATTCGTAATAACTTGTTTCGTTTATTCTCACCCTACCT
- a CDS encoding LysR family transcriptional regulator, whose translation MINPLWLRSFCTLVDVSHFTRTAEQLNMTQSGVSQHVRKLEEQLGRPLLIRHGKQFTLTDAGERLYQEGRIVLSGLAELEKHVGDDPAFEGLVRVVSPGSVGLKLYQQLLLLQKKHPKLVIDYRFAPNREVERLISEHKVDIGFMTSSSMMNEVHIQPIGEEELLLVTPHTVQSPSWAQLQALGFIDHPDGAYHAGLLLGANYPEFEEGQTFERSGFCNQISLILEPVAMGLGFTVLPRHAIAAFNKPYSICVNQLPKSVTETLYLGVHRNKLLPSRVHTVLDEAKRCLK comes from the coding sequence ATGATCAATCCACTTTGGTTGCGTAGTTTTTGTACTTTGGTTGACGTTTCGCACTTTACTCGTACTGCTGAGCAGTTAAATATGACGCAATCTGGTGTCAGTCAGCATGTTCGTAAACTAGAAGAACAACTTGGGCGGCCGTTATTAATTCGTCATGGTAAACAGTTTACCTTGACGGATGCTGGCGAGCGTTTATATCAAGAGGGACGAATCGTTCTGAGTGGTTTAGCCGAGCTTGAAAAGCATGTTGGAGATGATCCTGCCTTTGAAGGATTGGTGCGTGTGGTATCGCCGGGCAGTGTTGGCCTTAAGTTGTATCAACAATTGCTGCTTCTGCAAAAGAAACACCCCAAGTTGGTCATAGATTATCGTTTCGCGCCAAATCGAGAAGTCGAACGATTGATTTCTGAACACAAAGTAGATATTGGTTTCATGACCAGTTCATCGATGATGAATGAGGTTCACATTCAGCCGATAGGAGAGGAGGAGTTGCTTTTGGTGACGCCTCACACTGTTCAATCACCAAGTTGGGCGCAATTACAAGCATTAGGTTTTATTGATCATCCTGATGGGGCTTATCACGCTGGTTTACTGCTGGGAGCAAATTACCCTGAATTTGAGGAAGGGCAAACTTTCGAGCGATCGGGTTTTTGTAATCAAATTAGCTTAATTCTTGAACCTGTTGCCATGGGATTAGGCTTTACCGTTTTACCTCGTCATGCCATTGCGGCCTTTAATAAGCCCTACAGTATTTGTGTCAATCAATTACCCAAATCGGTTACCGAGACACTTTATCTTGGCGTGCATCGAAACAAGCTGTTACCAAGTCGAGTTCACACGGTGTTAGATGAAGCGAAACGCTGTTTGAAATAA
- a CDS encoding sigma-70 family RNA polymerase sigma factor, with amino-acid sequence MSEQHTTESLAHLLSRVAQEDRHAFSELYQATHRKLFGIVYRILKRQSLSEEVLQEVYLRIWEKASAYDTRVASPITWMATIARNRTIDEVRKNQLPDSDIDVDFDLIADDSMTPDDSFAKSRELLTLEACLAGLESPRSEMIKAAYLDGDSRQELAERFNQPLGTIKTWLHRGIKQLQGCMNL; translated from the coding sequence TTGTCAGAACAACACACGACAGAATCACTGGCGCACTTGCTCAGTAGAGTAGCTCAAGAAGACCGTCACGCTTTTTCTGAATTATATCAAGCCACTCACCGGAAACTTTTTGGTATTGTTTACCGTATCTTAAAGCGTCAGTCCTTATCCGAAGAAGTATTACAGGAGGTTTATCTAAGGATATGGGAAAAGGCATCGGCGTATGATACCCGTGTTGCCTCACCAATTACTTGGATGGCGACGATTGCACGCAATCGTACTATTGATGAAGTGCGAAAAAATCAACTCCCCGATAGCGATATCGATGTGGACTTTGACTTGATAGCCGATGATTCTATGACGCCAGACGACTCTTTTGCTAAGAGTCGAGAACTATTAACATTAGAGGCTTGTTTAGCTGGGCTCGAATCGCCTAGATCAGAGATGATTAAGGCGGCTTATTTAGACGGAGATTCTCGTCAGGAGCTTGCCGAGCGTTTTAATCAACCGTTAGGGACGATTAAAACTTGGCTGCATCGCGGCATTAAACAGCTGCAAGGTTGTATGAATCTATGA